Genomic window (Salvelinus namaycush isolate Seneca chromosome 10, SaNama_1.0, whole genome shotgun sequence):
ATGTAATGTTTTATCTGTTTGGACCCCAGggagagaagctgctgccttggcaacagctaatggggatcttaaTGAAATACTAAATACTTTGCATTCAGTGAACTTTGAAACACATTACCCATAATGTCAGGACACTATGTATGTATCCCTAAAGGATCCTGTAACGGATCGTCCCACTCATGTCAATGTCCTCTTTTCTATCAGAAACTTTGAGAAACTATTTCTCACAGTATGGTGAAGTAGTTGATTGTGTCATCATGAAGGACAAAACCACAAATCAGTCGCGGGGCTTTGGTTTTGTCAAATTCAAAGACCCCAACTGTGTCCGGACTGTACTGGAGACCAAACCTCATAATCTTGATGGCAGAAATGTGAGTATGCACTTTGCAGCTTGAATAAGGAAAGTAAAATATGTGTCTTATCAATTATGCCTTTTTTAAGTATTAGAACAATTAAGCACTGCATGGGAATGTGGACTTTTTAACTGAAGTATTACACGTAGATGATACTCTGTGCAAGAGCAAGTAGTAGTGAATTCATAACTGCCATTGGTATCTTCAGTAAATGTAAGGCTGGCTCTGAAGGACATTCATGGACATGAAAGCAGGCTGTTTGCCAAACAAGTGTTGCCTGTTCAGATACCTATTAGTTGAACTAACATGTAACTGCAGTGGGCTGGACATGACATGCTTGGTTTGCTACAAGTTGCTCTATGCAGCAATATGAACAGGTCAATTTTGCCATATTGAAGGTCATTCTCTTGCAGTTAAACTTTGACTTATCATAATGTGAATTGTATAACACGTCATTTATTTAATTTGTATGTGGCCTTATTGAGTGGGCAAATTCACCAGATAAATTGGAGGGAACATTTGAAGGGGATTTTTCACTGAAGGGTGAGATGTACAATTTCATTCCTTGCCTTCAGATTGATCCCAAGCCATGTACTCCCAGAGGAATGCAACCTGAAAAAGTGCGAACGAAGGACGGCTGGGTAAGGAGCGTATTTTAATTAGTTGGGGCTACATGTGTCCTCTACAGAAATAGGGCACCAAGCCTTGGTAGAATGGATTAAATTGTATCCTTTTGGTCCTTTGATAAACTGGGGTCCTATCTCCCTCTAGAAATCTCATCTGTCACACTGAGGCTTATTGCTGTGAACATGACTTCTACTAATGAGCCCAAAATTTAATTGTTAGACTTAAGTGATttagtatataaaaaaaattacGCAGAGATCCTGAAATGGCTTGTCTCAGTAACTCTGAAGTGAAGGCACTAGTGTGCCCTGATCTTTTGGGACTAGTGTTCGCATTGATGTGACGTGAAGAATTATACCCCAGGGCAGAATGAGAGAACCTAATTTCTTCTCCTCTGTCTGACTAGATGAAGGTGAATTGTCTTCAGTGGGATTCAAATACAAGTTTATTGGCTGCGTACACAGTTAAGCAGGTGTTGTAGAGGGTACAGTAAAATGCTTGTTACTAGCACCTAAAATGCAGGAAAAAATGTCTtaacaagtacacaaataataatGAAAAACTAAAACAAATCACAAATGTTAGAACTAATCCAGATAACAACCCAAATAACACTCAGTAATCCAAATGCCACCTAAAATATATACTGAGAATGACATGTAAAGCAGAAGATATTAGTGAGCCGTGTCAAGATTTGAGTATATAAACAGTTTAACAAAAATGGAACGTACAGTAGTAGATGTATTAGAATGAGCTATGTGAATAATACACGGTGTGAAAGAAACAGTCCAGTGTTTGTCTTCATATACATGGGACAGCAGCGTTGGCTGTGAGTGTGCGTGCGAGCGAGTCTATCTTTGTCTTTTACTTACTACATGAGTACTACTCTCTTACTACAGGGGATGGtgtgatggctgttcaacagtctgatggcctggacatagaagctgtttttcagtctttcggtcctggatttgatgcacctgtacagaTTCTTGATCTGGCTTTGAGATCCCATTCTTTGTTTCAGAAGGGCAGCAAAGCTGACGGCAATAAATCAAAGAAGATATTTGTCGGCGGAATCCCCCATAACTGCGGTGAACCTGAACTCCGGGACTATTTCAATAGATTTGGAGTGGTGAGTCCTGTTaaaatgtctatactgtattgtatagcttttatattaaaaaaatacctaaaacaGTTTTAAATGTTTTGCACAGGATCCAATATAGGAACTGCTTATTGGAAGACTACAGGAAAAGTAGTATTTTCTGTTAGAATGCCATCAATATGAGGAGAGGATATTGATAGAATGTGTTAGTTTTCCAACTGAGAGATGCATGCAATGGCAATACTAGCATATTTTTCCCTGTATCTTAATGCAGCCCATGTTCTCCTTTGTTGAATCCAAGGTCACAGAGGTGGTAATGATCTATGACGCGGAGAAACAGAGGCCCCGAGGTAAAAGCTGAACCCGTTTTTTTCTTCCGTACCTCCCATCTCTAAATCTCATGACAAACTATTCTGACCCAAAGAGAATAAGCCGCATTCAATCCACTTTCCCCCATGCTCAATTATAGCTAGACCCACCTGTGTCTTCTGGTGGAACGTCTTGTTCGTCATTCATTCACAGGCGTTGTAATGGATGCCACCTTTTAAATACTGAAAGCTTTCCCCGTGCAGTCCTATTTACATGGTGAGAAAGTTCGCATGAATTTCAAACATCTTGACTTTGTGTGACCGGATCAGCTTTTGATGCATAGTATTACATGTAGTTTGAAATAAATTGGCTTTATCATGACGACTATACTTGAGTACAGTATCTTGATATTTTTTTGTGGTATTATTCAGGCTGCATGAAATGGATTGTCTTATTTAAACCTTTGACCATTTGACAAAAGTTAACATTTGTCTTTTTTGAGTGCTTTGAGTTAAATGCTGAAATGGCAGAACTTCACCAGCATAGTGCtagattattctttttttttattagggccctataaaatctgcaATATGGAAAACATGGACTCAATCCAGACAATAAATTGGAATTGAACAATATAACTTTGTTTGCTAGCGAATCAACTAAATGTTTAGAAAATGTGTTAATTAGCCCAAGTTTATCACAAGACATGAacagaatgcatcagtgattggtatttcctgcaactttctgaagagtCAATGAGAATTCCCCATGTGTGCAGTGCGCGCAGCTACCATTTTGTGTCGcggttagcgatgatgctaatgaaaaATCTTCTGATaaatggaaaggctttcccaaaaaccttctccaaataaatgttaactacatggtagcctatgcttacctggcagaatgatgtcatgattatttgcatcaatccagtggatatttgttttgcaaactacCATCACATGTGCTACAAAAACATCACTAAACAGCCTCTAACTAGGTGCTCACTGGAATTTAAGGGTAAGACATTTCTCAAAATTTTCCCAGtactcaaaagtggtctcctgatgtggtttaagcatggTTGTGGACTTATAACATCCAGTTTAGTTTTTTCTATTAGTGCGATTTTGAGAGGGAAACCCTGAAGAAACTGGTGAAAGGAATTCCTATGGCCCTAAATTATGCAGATACAGttcacttttttttctccatttttcCAGAGTCGGTTGACATTTGAAATTGTTTTTAAGAACAAAGTAAGGAGTTTCATCTTAAATTAATTGATagttaggctgcgtttacactgGCAGCCCAGTTCTGATATTCTTTCCACTAattagtcttttgaccaatcacatcagatcttttcacatcagctcattttcagagctgatctgattggtcaaaagaccaattagtaaaATATTTAATAAGAATTGGGCTGTAAACGCACCCCTAGAATGACAAGACCAGCATGGGTAGATATAGATTAGTCTGGTCAGTTAGCTCAGAACTGTTTAGCTTAGATGTAGGTTACATTAGGTTGGGTAGTTTGCTCAGAGCTGTTTCTTCTGCGTTTGTCCCACATAGCAATGATGCAGCAGTCAATGACTCCTGTCATTTATTACCTCTCTTCTACTTCAGTACTCATTGATCTCTTTGGGGAGACAAGCAGAATAGTTTGTTATCTGAATTTACACGATGTTGCACAGCAATGACATTAACATAATCAAGCATAATATCCAGACTTTTCTTTTACTAAAATACTTTTAAACATTCAGTATTAAGCTAAGTTTTCTTTTGTTTAATTTAGACttctgatttaaaaaatatatattaagtGTTTTCCCGTATGTAGAAAGTTAAGTATTTTTGTAAGTATAAGCCCTTCCTATTTTAATTTTCCTGTCCTTTTCCTTGTGAATGGTTTGAATGTGATTAACGGTGTCTCTTAAGATTTGTCTTTTCTCCTTTAGGTTATTGTGTACTGAGTGGTATCACAGAGGTACAGGCCAGATGTTTGAACCAAAAATGGAATGTTCAGGCTGTCAATTTGGGGTGTATACAAAGTTTAGATTCATCATGGTTATGAACTTGAGTTTTTTTTTGCGCTGAGCACGACTGGGTTTTTGACACCTTTTTTGGGGTAGATTGTCTAGGTATGTTTGTTTGCAAATGCTTGAACTAAGTTTTGAATCTAGATTAAGGACAGGTCATCGATGGATGATATTTATAGTTGTAGATCAGGCGGCTTGGGACAGCTTGAAATAATATTAGCGGTTTCAACATCTCGGTTGTCTCAAAGGACGTTTAATTGGAATCAGGTTAGGTCCCAGAGTGGAGATTTTCTCACAACCCAATTCTGCCACTGGTATGAGTTTATCAAAATGAAACTGGTTCACTGTAGTGGGCTATTGCTGCTGCATAACTGAAGTACTGTGGAAAGTTTTTATCACCACAAAAAAATCACAAGACTTTATCAGAACCAGGACATTTGCCAATGTTGGGGTTCTAAATGTACAATTAAATGAAGGATTCAATTACAGTGCTGTATATTCATAGGTTCAGCTAGAGTAACTTTTAGTATCATGCAGGGACTGTAGTCATTGGGATGAATGGTGTTTTTGCTTGATATTGTTGGTGCtagaaacaagcatttcgctgcacctgcgataacatctgcaaaactgTGTACGCCACCAATAAAagtttagattttatttgttAGAATAACACAGGCTCTATGCAGTTCAATGGAAAGCTATGAGAGGCTTCACAGTCAATCACCTTATCAAAGCATTCATttcagggtttttattttgtacagTAAGAGTTGAATACTTACACCATTGGGTTTTTCACCATGTTTGACGGGAACTTTGTTTATCCCCCATGCAAACTCTTGACAGCATCATTAGTTATTACTTACACATTTCGGAAGACAAAATGGCCTATATCTTTGTGTTGCTGTTGTAAGCAATATTGTAATTTTCCATTTAGGCTTATCCTGGCTGACTCTAAACATAAATCCACATTTGGGAAAACTTGAAAAAGCTTTAGACATTGTACAGTTTCTGTttctccatttttttttttttttgttatgcATTAACGATGGATGCTGCCAGTTTGTGCTGCACAGCAATATACCAAGGGGCAGATCAAGTTGGGGTTTGGATGAAATGAAGTAACATCAATACCGCTGGGCCAATTGGCACCCAATACATACATGAATGCTCTGAAACCACTAAAGTGTGTCATGAAATCTATATAGTTTTTATATTCCTCAGTAGTTCAACTGACTGCACTGGATATAACTGTATTACAATTTTatatattacattacattttcAAACCCCTATATAATACAGAACAAGGAGACTTTGCTATGCTAGAAGTTAAAAAACCCCAACTGAAACCTTAGTTGATCATGGAAAGGATTGGTGCAAAGTTTATCTTGGATGATACAAGTGCCTCAGCCCTCAAACTTCAGCTTGTGTATCGCTGCAAGTCAGTGACATCATCTGAACCCCAGGAGCCTCCAGCTCAGTCTTGATGGATCCTTGTCTTGCTGAGCCCAATACTGTTCTTCATCTTGTGTTGTCACAACACCCTGCTACCTTGATTCACTCTTGGTCGTTGGCTAGGTTTTGGATTTATTACTTTCGAGGCCGAACAATCAGTGGACCAGGCTGTCAACATGCATTTTCACGACATCATGGGCAAAAAAGTGTGTAGTTGTAGTTTTATTTTACCCTCAAGATCAAACTGAGGCTTGGGCGACGGGATGCATCGTTTGCTGCTGTTAACTTTGAGTTACAGCTCTTATTTTCAGGGGCCACCAATGAGGTTGAAGGCCTATAGCTCTTATAAACTTCATTTTAATGACATGGCTGAAGATTTTCCTAAAAGATCAGGTCACAATTGTTTTCTGGATCACGTAACATTTCAATGGCCTGGTTGACCTTGTACTTGTTGTAAAGAATACTCGGTCACCCCTCCTGAAATATTAGTGACAACTTCTGTAGTCGCCCAAGGCTTTGTTTATTTTGACCTCTCCTTTAGGTTGTAAAAGGTATTCGATATCTCACTTCAAACAATACTTGCCCTGGCTTTGGAGATTCAAGGGAGTGGCCAGTTTTGGAGCATATAATGGGAGATAAGAGTTTAGCCTAAAATTCTTTATTTTACCACAGAGAAATCACCTAAAGGATTGGTCTTGTTcagttctttttttattttttgattaTTTTGTTGGCAGGTCACTTACTTTTTGTGTTATTTGATATATTTCCTAAAGATCCTAAATTAAGTGACCTCAGTTTAAGAATCTCCATACTGTGTCGATCACATCTGAGAACCAAAATGGGTGGGTCTTTTTCTAGGGCTATCTATTCACACCGTCTTTGAATTACAGTTGATTTTGCTTGCCCCTATCATTCACTACTTCCTTCCAGCGGCAAGTTCTTAGCTAAGTGGGTGCCTGAAGCCACAGTTCTGTGATACCAGTAGTTTTTATATTCTGTCATGAATGATTTGTCGTTTTATCATAAACAATTAGCATAACTACTTCTGAGACATCCTCTCCTATAGCATTCATTATCTTGACAAAATTAGTTTGGAAAATTTGCATTCAATAGTgtgattacccccccccccccccccccccccccccatatgagGACACAACATTTGTCTTTGATTGAAAGAGAACATTTAAATGGACAGTGACTTATGTACCCATTTTTCATAGTTGAGCTCAACCCATGTCTGTTCATAATTGATGTATGGGACCCTACCTACATTATGCTATCCTCTTACCGACTCCTTGACTGTCCTGATTTCCAGAAGGAATCGGGGCTTGGCTTGATCTTGAGTTGACATTACCTTTGGCTTAGACTTGAGGGAGGTAGGGGATATAAGTTACAAAATTAGAAAGTGGAGCACATCAAACTGTGGGACAAAATCCCAGTTCTGCTGTTGGGTAGTGTATTGAAGTCATGGTATCCATCACTCCCAGCCACGATGCCCGCGGGAGAAGACCCAGGTAGCTGTGCTATAGACGGAGGGCCACTCGTGGAAACGTGCTTGTAATTAGGTCGACAGAGAAGAAAGAGGCGAGGCAAAGAAAGTGGCACCGCCTTAAAGCAGGGGGAAAATTGAGATTCATTTCGCAAGGTGACCCCAATAACTCAACCTCTATAGAGCCTAGTCTATTTCTGTCTAGTCCCCCCCTCTTCCCCGCCATGTAGTTTTTAAACCCATTTGTCGCTCTGGTAAACTGCTGGTATCTCTGGCTGGCTACAACAAGTGACACTACTATTTTATAGGGCAGATAAGGGCTGGTAGCCTCACAAACCATCTGGTGTGATACAAAATGATTGGCTTTTCAACCCATTGAACATTAGTCCAGTCCAATACTAAGTGCTTCTATTCTGTGTGAGATGAGCAAATCAGATGGGTATTAGTCAATTGAGCACCATTGCAATTTTCTCTATCTGACACGGTATGAAGATTCATTTTTAAATTGACTTATGACTGTCCATTTCTATTGTCTGCATGTTTTACCTCTTCTGATATATATGATACATTTCTTTGTACATCCATCTCCCTCTGAAGTTCTACTACAAGTTAAATATAATTGAGATTCTTTAAACGTTAGCTGGGAAAAGGTAAGTCTTTACCTTCCGATAGATGTTTTTATCAAAGTTAAAGGGCACAAAAAAAGGAAATATGAATATGTTTCTCAGGCCGATTTGTCAAATTTATGAAATTTTTGCACAATTTTAAATCAATTGCTATTTTATGCTTTATTCAAAATGATTTAACCAACAATTAAGCAATATCTTATTGTGACTGAAGTACCTGAGAAACATATTGTTACTCAACTCCCCTTAAAGTATTGATCTGCATTAGGCACAAGTGTAATGGCCCAGATAAGATGTAAAACTGAAACCCTCTCAAGCTGATATGTTGAAGAGAAATATTAGTAATGGGTGAGATCGGGTAAGGAAGGTATTTTGGTGATAAACTACTGGTCTTGCAAATTGTGCCCTCCTTGTCCTTTGTCCAGGTGGAAGTGAAAAAGGCTGAACCTCGGGACAGCAATGCTCCTGGCCAGCTTGAACCTAACCATTGGGGACCCAGAGGCATCCTGAGTACCGCCAATGGTTGGTCGGCACAGCCTGCCCAGGGCTGGCAGCAGAGTTATGGGCCTCCGGGTGAGTGGGAGACCAGCCAGAGCAGAGAACGCGGCTCGTTCTGTCAGACCAGGAACATGACATTCTATTATACCTAGGAGAAATATAGTATTGGAAACTGTTAAAATGCCTGATTGCTTTTTAAAATAATATTAACATTGTATTTCTAGGTCCACATTGAAACTTTACTTTGAGGAATGATCAATGTACTGTAGTTAAGAAATTACATATTGAAGAATTGTTTTTGTGCCAGCAAAGTACTAAACTATTTTCTCTTTTGAAGGAGTTTGGGTGTCTACAGGCCAGCACATGGGTACGTTTTGCCCTCGAATCACTTGACTGTTTTGGATATCTCGCACTAACTAGCTTTTTTAAATAGTTAGCTATTGTCTTGTGATGGTTAACTTATCAAGAAAGTATTGTGTCATAGACAATTGCCTTGCACTTTATATTTTCCATATTGACCAATTGGGTAATGTCAGTTAAGCACCAGTGTTATCACGGTGACAGCTGGGATACCTGAGGGCACTCTAAGTCCATTATCTGTCTCTAGAGGGAAATTATCATTATTCTTAACACTCTTCACCCTTGCTTAAGTCTTGTATCATACCACCCCAGCGGTGAAAATGTTATCTAATGTGCAGTCTCTACTGACAGTGGGTTTCAACCAGGATATATCCAAGACTGAAAATGTACCAATAGACACCTGTCATCACGTATTCAGTAACTGTTGTGTTCTCTCTGACTCAGGTGGGTACGGGCCCCCTTTATCTGTGGGCCGTGGCGCTCCCGTCCAGCCCCCCTCACCGTTCAACGCATTCCTCGTCACAACGACCCCGCCGGGGGGGTTTGGTGCACCTCAGGCCTACGCTCAACAGGGATACAGCACACCACCTCAGTTCGGTCAGTATCTGCAATGTATTGTTGTCATAAGAAAAGCATGTTTCTATTTATGTAAATGGTTTTGTTTTCATATTGCAATAAACAATATTGTTATGTCCCCAAAAATGTGtgttttgtaaaaaataaaaatcattgCTTTATGATGAGTGTTTGCACATATGTACAAATTCCTCCACAAAAAACTCAAATGTTAGTGCGCGTTTCAAATGTGGGCATCGTTAAGTCAGGTAAAACGGAGGAATGTAATTTCAACACCAGCTTTGTCTTGAAGAAATGAATAGCTGGTCTGCAGCACTAACAATAATGTAACACCAACAGTAACACGTTTTAGAGTTCTCAATTTTTATCTTCACGAACGTAAATATCGTCTTCACAATATAATTTTTTAATACCACCAGTATATGATTACATTCTAATATCATCCAACCCTACTGCCTAGACTG
Coding sequences:
- the LOC120054695 gene encoding DAZ-associated protein 1-like isoform X1, encoding MNSNLAGDEVGKLFVGGLDWSTTQETLRNYFSQYGEVVDCVIMKDKTTNQSRGFGFVKFKDPNCVRTVLETKPHNLDGRNIDPKPCTPRGMQPEKVRTKDGWKGSKADGNKSKKIFVGGIPHNCGEPELRDYFNRFGVVTEVVMIYDAEKQRPRGFGFITFEAEQSVDQAVNMHFHDIMGKKVEVKKAEPRDSNAPGQLEPNHWGPRGILSTANGWSAQPAQGWQQSYGPPGVWVSTGQHMGGYGPPLSVGRGAPVQPPSPFNAFLVTTTPPGGFGAPQAYAQQGYSTPPQFGYSFGTPQGEQYAPQGVPPPPTTPVTGPLGFVPATTPTQDISKAPTGQPDFPYSQYGLSIYPQEPSSYGPTRPSHSNGQDVQGGSSAGYGQDLSGFGHTFADPSQQTASYGAPTAQPAAGPQPTAAAFARGQNHNVTGFHPYRR
- the LOC120054695 gene encoding DAZ-associated protein 1-like isoform X2, with product MNSNLAGDEVGKLFVGGLDWSTTQETLRNYFSQYGEVVDCVIMKDKTTNQSRGFGFVKFKDPNCVRTVLETKPHNLDGRNIDPKPCTPRGMQPEKVRTKDGWKGSKADGNKSKKIFVGGIPHNCGEPELRDYFNRFGVVTEVVMIYDAEKQRPRGFGFITFEAEQSVDQAVNMHFHDIMGKKVEVKKAEPRDSNAPGQLEPNHWGPRGILSTANGWSAQPAQGWQQSYGPPGVWVSTGQHMGGYGPPLSVGRGAPVQPPSPFNAFLVTTTPPGGFGAPQAYAQQGYSTPPQFGYSFGTPQGEQYAPQGVPPPPTTPVTGPLGFVPATTPTQDISKAPTGQPDFPYSQYGYGQDLSGFGHTFADPSQQTASYGAPTAQPAAGPQPTAAAFARGQNHNVTGFHPYRR